Proteins from one Pseudomonas bijieensis genomic window:
- a CDS encoding sensor histidine kinase: protein MNDLLALLTDKRFMPHGHCYMWRPDLLWTNVIADGLITLSYVTIPFTLLYFIHKRKDVPFDWMLAAFGVFILACGTSHVMEILTIWQPYYWLSALVKVITAIASVITAILLVRLVPAALKIPSPQQLAKVNDELREAQAELVTTARRAGMAEIATNVLHNVGNVLNSVNVSAQVLYEKVHTSKGPGVAKVVQLMREHPDDLGDFISSDPKGRALPDYLDKLADALAIEQQAMIAELAQLTRRIDHIKEIVATQQSYAGNSSVLEPGSLRELVEDVVRICDVSLTRHHITLIKEFIDIPQMPLDKHRVLQILVNLINNAKQALDAGTNRPPQIILRLKVVDDGRVRVEVEDNGEGIAQDNLARVFEHGFTTRVDGHGFGLHSCILAAHEMGGDLTAQSAGPGSGALFSLELPLTPAPSQRAAEG, encoded by the coding sequence ATGAACGATCTGCTGGCTCTGTTAACCGACAAGCGTTTCATGCCCCACGGGCATTGCTATATGTGGCGTCCGGACCTGCTGTGGACCAATGTGATCGCCGACGGCTTGATCACTTTGTCCTACGTCACCATTCCCTTCACCCTCCTGTACTTTATCCACAAGCGCAAGGATGTGCCGTTCGATTGGATGCTGGCGGCCTTTGGCGTGTTTATCCTGGCCTGCGGCACCAGCCATGTGATGGAGATCCTGACTATCTGGCAGCCCTATTACTGGCTGTCGGCGCTGGTCAAGGTGATCACCGCGATTGCCTCCGTGATTACCGCCATCCTGCTGGTCCGGTTGGTGCCGGCGGCGCTGAAGATTCCCAGCCCGCAGCAATTGGCCAAGGTCAACGACGAGTTGCGCGAGGCGCAGGCCGAACTGGTCACCACCGCCCGCCGGGCCGGCATGGCGGAGATCGCCACCAACGTGCTGCACAACGTGGGCAATGTGCTCAATAGCGTCAATGTGTCAGCCCAGGTCCTGTACGAGAAGGTGCATACATCCAAGGGCCCAGGAGTAGCCAAGGTCGTCCAACTGATGAGGGAGCATCCCGATGACCTCGGCGATTTCATCAGCAGCGACCCTAAAGGTCGCGCGCTACCCGACTATCTCGACAAACTGGCCGATGCGCTGGCCATCGAACAGCAGGCGATGATCGCCGAGTTGGCGCAGTTGACCCGCAGAATCGACCATATCAAGGAAATCGTCGCCACCCAGCAGTCCTACGCCGGCAACTCCAGCGTATTGGAGCCGGGCTCGCTGCGAGAGTTGGTCGAGGATGTCGTACGCATTTGCGATGTATCCCTGACCCGCCACCACATCACGCTGATCAAGGAATTCATCGATATCCCGCAAATGCCGCTGGACAAGCACCGAGTGCTGCAGATCCTGGTCAATCTGATCAACAACGCCAAGCAGGCGCTGGACGCGGGTACGAATCGGCCGCCGCAGATCATCCTGCGCCTGAAGGTCGTTGACGATGGGCGCGTGCGGGTCGAGGTCGAGGACAACGGCGAGGGGATTGCGCAGGACAACCTGGCGCGGGTGTTCGAGCACGGCTTCACCACGCGTGTCGACGGCCACGGCTTTGGTTTGCACAGCTGCATTCTGGCGGCGCACGAGATGGGGGGCGATCTGACCGCGCAGAGTGCCGGGCCGGGCAGCGGCGCGCTGTTTAGCCTGGAGCTGCCGCTGACCCCGGCCCCCTCTCAGCGGGCGGCGGAGGGTTGA
- a CDS encoding c-type cytochrome: MHPQRMGQPLPGVRKAKPVRKKLAECLALITISLAAHGETLDTSASPGKRLAVAADCVACHSTLGGKPFAGGYPLNSPMGVIYSTNITPSKTAGIGHYSQADFARAVRDGVTPDGTRLYPAMPYTSYAKMTDSDVAALYQYFMHEVTPVDTPSPKTELDFPFNIRASMLGWNALFHSQKRFEADPGKSAQVNRGDYLVNALAHCDTCHTPRNALMAADNAKALSGGSLGAWYAPNITSDKTSGIGAWSSDELVAYLRSGHVEGKAQAAGPMAEAVEHSLQYLGEDDLKAIAAYLLQTPPIATGEQQARHTFGQASNDELSLRGGKPQDNPGWHIFSGTCANCHQANGEGTREYPSLFHNTATSRRDNLIATIVYGVHREVDGVAIDMPAFGPGALFTDRLDDQQIADVSNYVLSRYGNAGLNVTAADVAQVREGGPKAPIAVLARYSVPALVVLGLLILLGLYRLKARRRLQEA; this comes from the coding sequence ATGCATCCGCAGAGGATGGGTCAGCCATTGCCCGGTGTGCGCAAGGCCAAACCCGTGAGGAAGAAGCTTGCAGAGTGCCTGGCCCTGATAACGATCAGCCTGGCAGCCCATGGCGAAACGCTCGATACCAGCGCCTCGCCCGGCAAGCGACTGGCAGTGGCCGCCGATTGCGTGGCCTGCCATAGCACCCTCGGCGGCAAGCCCTTTGCCGGCGGTTATCCACTCAACTCGCCAATGGGCGTCATCTACTCAACGAACATCACCCCTTCCAAGACCGCCGGCATCGGGCATTACAGCCAGGCAGACTTCGCCCGCGCCGTGCGCGACGGTGTGACCCCGGACGGCACTCGCCTGTACCCGGCGATGCCCTATACCTCCTACGCGAAGATGACCGACAGCGATGTCGCCGCCCTGTACCAGTACTTCATGCATGAAGTCACACCGGTGGATACGCCCAGCCCCAAGACCGAGCTCGACTTTCCGTTCAACATTCGCGCCTCGATGCTCGGCTGGAACGCCCTGTTCCATAGCCAGAAACGCTTCGAAGCGGATCCGGGCAAGTCCGCGCAGGTCAATCGCGGTGACTACCTGGTCAACGCACTGGCCCATTGCGACACCTGCCATACCCCGCGCAATGCCCTGATGGCAGCGGATAACGCCAAGGCGCTTTCCGGCGGTTCACTGGGAGCCTGGTATGCACCCAACATCACCTCGGACAAGACCAGCGGGATCGGTGCCTGGTCGAGCGATGAGCTCGTTGCCTACCTGCGCAGCGGCCATGTAGAGGGCAAGGCGCAAGCTGCCGGGCCCATGGCCGAAGCGGTCGAGCACAGCCTGCAGTACCTTGGCGAAGATGACCTCAAGGCCATCGCGGCCTATCTGCTGCAGACCCCACCGATCGCTACCGGCGAGCAACAGGCCCGCCATACCTTCGGTCAGGCCTCGAACGACGAACTCAGCCTGCGTGGCGGCAAGCCGCAGGACAATCCGGGCTGGCACATCTTCAGCGGCACCTGCGCCAACTGTCACCAGGCCAACGGCGAGGGCACCCGTGAATATCCGTCACTGTTCCACAACACCGCGACCAGCCGCCGCGACAACCTGATCGCGACGATCGTCTACGGCGTGCATCGCGAAGTCGACGGCGTGGCAATCGACATGCCGGCCTTCGGTCCCGGTGCGCTGTTCACCGATCGTCTCGACGACCAGCAGATCGCCGATGTCAGCAACTACGTCCTGTCCCGCTACGGCAACGCCGGATTGAACGTGACTGCCGCCGATGTGGCACAGGTTCGCGAAGGCGGACCCAAGGCCCCCATCGCAGTGCTGGCACGCTACAGCGTACCGGCACTGGTTGTGCTCGGCCTGCTGATCCTCCTGGGGCTTTACAGGCTCAAGGCTCGTCGCCGGCTGCAGGAGGCCTGA
- a CDS encoding GMC family oxidoreductase produces the protein MSSVVYDADVVVIGSGVMGGLIASELAKSNKSVIVLEAGPRVNRRDIVETFRNAPVKLSLANAKLQGAGSPYPSLPHAPSTYGDYLQQVGPVKYNTSYLRVVGGTTWHFGSSLWRMLPNDFRLNALYGRGRDWPISYDELEPFYARAETELGVSGVDGQDESGQGGAAYPPRSIPYPMEGLKPSYMFKRLSSLLSKGGYNPILEPNGRATRPYGKRPPCAGNNNCNPVCPIAAKYDGSMHIDEAERHGAKVLDNSVVYRIEAGDDGKITAIWYMRPDKTQHRLTARYFVLAAYGIESPKLLLMSTSERYPNGIANTSDQVGRNLMDHTGVSMNVMTKEDMWPGEGPTQLLVYLNSRDGAFRKDYPSYKIKVRNTVPTSQITTNLIAKGVLGSKLDEQIRLQSARSLNWAVDFETLPLPENRVTPSKTRFDAIGLPVPEIYYSVPDYWHAGKEKALEDLKQFAHLLDADILSTDVNFQNRQHIMGTTIMGNDPKNSVVDRDCRSHDHANLFIAGTSVMPSSSCVNPTLTGAALSIRIADQLLREV, from the coding sequence ATGAGCAGCGTTGTTTACGACGCCGATGTGGTCGTCATCGGCTCCGGCGTGATGGGTGGCTTGATTGCCAGCGAGCTGGCCAAGTCGAACAAGTCCGTGATCGTTCTCGAAGCGGGCCCGCGGGTGAACCGCCGCGACATCGTCGAAACCTTCCGCAATGCGCCGGTCAAGCTCTCACTGGCCAATGCCAAGCTGCAAGGCGCCGGTTCGCCCTATCCAAGCTTGCCCCACGCACCTTCCACCTATGGCGACTACCTGCAGCAGGTCGGCCCGGTGAAGTACAACACCTCCTACCTACGGGTGGTCGGCGGCACCACCTGGCACTTCGGTTCCTCGCTGTGGCGCATGCTGCCCAACGACTTCCGCCTCAACGCCCTCTACGGGCGCGGGCGTGACTGGCCAATCAGCTATGACGAATTGGAGCCTTTCTACGCCCGCGCCGAGACCGAGCTGGGTGTGTCCGGGGTCGACGGCCAGGATGAAAGCGGCCAGGGTGGCGCGGCCTATCCACCGCGCTCGATCCCTTACCCGATGGAAGGCCTCAAGCCCAGCTACATGTTCAAGCGTCTCTCGAGCCTGTTGAGCAAGGGCGGCTACAACCCGATCCTCGAACCCAACGGACGCGCCACCCGCCCCTATGGCAAGCGTCCGCCGTGCGCGGGCAACAACAACTGCAACCCGGTCTGCCCGATTGCCGCCAAGTACGACGGTTCGATGCACATCGACGAGGCCGAGCGCCATGGCGCCAAGGTCCTGGACAACTCGGTGGTGTACCGGATCGAGGCTGGTGACGACGGCAAGATCACCGCGATCTGGTACATGCGCCCGGACAAGACCCAGCATCGCCTGACCGCCCGCTACTTCGTGCTGGCGGCCTATGGCATCGAATCGCCGAAGCTGTTGCTGATGTCCACGTCCGAGCGATACCCCAACGGCATCGCCAACACCTCCGACCAGGTCGGCCGCAACCTGATGGACCACACCGGCGTGAGCATGAACGTGATGACCAAGGAGGACATGTGGCCCGGCGAGGGACCGACCCAGTTGCTGGTCTACCTGAACAGCCGCGACGGCGCCTTCCGCAAGGATTACCCGAGCTACAAGATCAAGGTGCGCAACACGGTGCCCACCTCGCAGATCACCACCAACCTGATCGCCAAGGGCGTGCTGGGCTCCAAGCTCGACGAACAGATCCGCCTGCAGTCGGCGCGCTCCTTGAACTGGGCAGTGGACTTCGAAACCCTGCCGCTGCCGGAAAACCGCGTCACTCCGAGCAAGACCCGCTTCGACGCGATTGGCCTGCCGGTGCCGGAGATCTACTACAGCGTTCCCGACTACTGGCACGCGGGCAAGGAAAAGGCCTTGGAGGACCTCAAGCAGTTCGCCCACCTGCTCGACGCCGACATCCTCAGCACCGACGTCAACTTCCAGAACCGTCAGCACATCATGGGCACCACCATCATGGGTAACGATCCGAAAAACTCGGTGGTCGACCGCGACTGCCGCAGCCACGACCACGCCAATCTGTTTATCGCCGGGACCAGCGTGATGCCGTCATCATCCTGCGTGAACCCCACGCTGACAGGGGCCGCACTGAGCATACGGATCGCCGATCAATTGCTGAGGGAGGTGTAA
- a CDS encoding sugar dehydrogenase complex small subunit, translated as MDTSMTDKHMPVSSTPTNHLSRRGLLRGSVTLGLVALVGGLGPWQSVMAEGDQDFIALSQFLVSRPVNPVLAARYYRALSRRAPNFSGNVGALRQLVDGQGFKHVDEYLAQANPDPSLKATATSIISAWYLGIVGELADAELISYSEALMYRPTHGILIIPTYGGGPDSWGAKPADTQDFKL; from the coding sequence ATGGACACTTCAATGACCGACAAACACATGCCCGTTTCATCTACCCCCACCAACCACCTATCCCGCCGCGGCCTGCTGCGCGGGTCGGTCACCCTGGGCCTGGTGGCCTTGGTCGGAGGCCTCGGCCCCTGGCAATCGGTGATGGCCGAGGGCGACCAGGACTTTATCGCCCTGTCGCAATTCCTGGTCAGCCGTCCGGTCAACCCGGTCCTGGCGGCGCGCTACTACCGCGCCCTGAGCCGGCGCGCACCGAACTTCAGTGGCAATGTCGGCGCCCTCAGGCAACTGGTCGACGGGCAGGGCTTCAAGCATGTGGATGAATACCTGGCCCAGGCCAACCCGGACCCATCGTTGAAAGCGACGGCCACCAGCATCATTTCGGCCTGGTACCTGGGCATCGTCGGCGAGCTCGCCGATGCCGAACTGATCAGTTACTCCGAGGCGCTGATGTATCGCCCGACCCACGGCATTCTCATCATTCCAACCTACGGTGGCGGCCCCGACTCCTGGGGCGCCAAGCCAGCCGACACGCAGGATTTCAAACTATGA